The Candidatus Bipolaricaulota bacterium genome segment GCTCCCGCTCCATGCGCAGCCCGAAGACCGTAAAATCGAACGGGAGCGGCTCGGCCTCCTGCTGCAGGGCGCTGATCGGCCTCCCGGTCGCCGCGTACACCTCGAGGGCGCGGACGATCCGCAACCGGTCATTGGGGTGGATGCGCGCAGCGGCGGCGGGGTCGACCCTTTCCAGTTCAGCATAGAGCTCGGACAGGGGGCGGGCGTGAAGTCGGGCACGGAACTCGGGGTCAGCGGATGGCCCGGTGAATATCCCGCGCAGGATTGCCCCAAGGTAGAGCGTCCCGCCACCGGCGATGATCGGGACGCGCCCGCGCTCGGTGATCTCCGGGACAAGGCGGGAGACGTCCTCTCTAAACGCCATCGCGTCATAGCTGCCGGTTATCTCGATGATATCGATCAGGTGATGCGGGACCCGCTCCCGCACCTGCACGGAGGGCTTGTCGGCCACGATGTCGAGCCCGCGGAAGAAGGCACGCGAGTCGGCGGAGATCACCTCCCCACCGATCCGCAGCGCCAACTCGACCGCAACCGCGCTCTTCCCCACCCCGGTCGGACCGAGGATCACGACAACGCGCACTCAGTCCTCCCCGAGGAGGAGTTCCCTGATCTTCTTCAGCTCGGCCTGGCGCGACGGATGCTTCAGCTTCTCGATCGCCTTGATCTCGATCTGGCGGATCCGCTCCCGAGTGATGTTGAACTTGAGGGCGACGTCCTTCAGAGTGCGGGGATGGCCGTCCTCGAGCCCGTAGCGCAGCTGGAGGATCTCCCGCTCGCGCTCGTCGAGCTGATCCAACGCCCGGTTCAGCTGCTCGCGCAGGAACATCCGGAATGTCTCCTTCGTCGGGGAGGGAGAGTGAGGATCCTCGATGAAATCGCCGAGGGTGTCGTCCTCATCATCCCCGATCGGCCGCTCGAGCGAGGCAGTATATTGGGAGACGTTCTCCACCTTCTTTATCTTGTCGATCGACATCCCGGTGATCTCGGACAGGTCCTCCAACGTGGGAGCGGCCCCGTGTTTCTGGATGTACTCGCGCTTGATCCGATTGAGCTCCCGCACCGTTTCGATCATGTGCACCGGAACGCGGATCGTACGGGACTGATCGGCGATCGCGCGCGTGATCGCCTGCCTGATCCACCAGGTAGCGTAGGTTGAAAACTTGTATCCCCGCTTGTAGTCGAACTTCTCCACCGCGCGCATCAGCCCCATGTTCCCTTCCTGAATCAGGTCGAGAAACGACAGCCCGCGGTTCATGTACCGCTTGGCGATGGAGACCACAAGGCGGAGGTTGGAGACGATCAGCCGTTCTCGCGCTTCCTTCCCCTTGCGCACCAGCTCTTCCAGTTCTCTTCGCTCCTCCGGGGTAATCACGTCGATCCCCCGCTCGGCGGAGAGACGCGCGTTCTCCAGTTTCTGCTCCGCTTCCTTCCCCGCTTCCATCGCCATCGCCAGTTCCACCTCGTCCTCCCTGGTCAGGAGGGGGACCTTTCCGATCTCGCGGAGATAGGTCTTGACAGGGTCCTCGCGGCGGGTGGTCTGCGTCCGGTCATCCCACTCTTCGATCACGTCCTCGTCCGACGCCTCTTCCTCGACCGCGGATTCTGCTTCGATCTCAGGGAGGATATCCGGCTCCACAACTTCGTCGGGAGTGAGTTCCTCAATCGGAGCGGCCGTCTCGGGGACTTCCTCCGGCTTCGGTTTATCGCCGGGAAGCTCTTCTTTCTTTGGCATCAGCCCTCCTTGCAATCTTCTCCATCACCAATGCGCGGTAGGCGCGCTGCAGCTCGTCAATCCTCTCCTTGTCCTGCGTTTTCCGCATCTCCACCCGCAGGGCGCGCAGCTTCTCTTCGATGACAGGAAGGCGCACGAGCCGCCTGAGGGCGTCGTTCAGCGCCTTGTTCACATCACTAAATACAACCGGGGCGATGACAAGTTTGCTCGCCAGCCGGACCGCTTCTTCATCCACCCGGGAGATCACCGCTGAAGTATCGATGGGATCACCGACCTCGGCGATCGCCTCCGCTAGGTCCCGGTGCAGACCAGAGAAGTCCTCCGGCCCGGCGAGGCGGCTCACCTCCTCCCATCGCGCCTCCCCACGCAGCAGGAGCCCGATGATCGTATCCTGTTCATTCCACACCGTCCCCTCCACCGCTTCTTCGCTCGCCTCCGGCCGGATCGTTCGTCCCCGCGCCAGCTCCCGCGCCACCGCGTCGGGGGGAAGGTCGAGGATCTCCCCAAGGAGGCGGGCGACCTCCTGGCGAAGGGGAAGGCTCGCCAATCCCTGGTAGAAGCCGCGTGCCTCCTCCAGCGCCTCTTCCTTACCCTTGAAGCTTTCGAGGTCGTAGCGATCGAGGAGGGACTGGAGGAAGAAGCGATGGAACGGGACCGCCCCCGCGACGACCTCCGCGACTCCCTCCTTCCCTTCCCGGCGGACGAACGAGTCGGGGTCGTCCCCCTCGGGAAGGGAAGCGACGCGCACGTCCAACCCGGCGTTGTGCAGGATCACCATCCCCCGTCCCGAGGCCGCTTGCCCGGCCGCGTCGCGGTCGTAAGCGATCACCACCTCAGCTGCAAACCGAGCGAGGAGCTCGGCCTGCCCCCGGGTGAGGGCTGTTCCCATGCTCCCGACGACGTTTTTCACCCCGGCGGAGTGGAGTGAGAGAACGTCGGTGTACCCCTCGACCAGAATCGCGGTGCGGCCGGCGGCGATCTCGTCTCGCGCCCAGGACAGGCCGTAGAGCTGCCTTCCCTTATCGAACAGCGGTGTCTGCGGCGAGTTCAGATATTTCGGCTCGCCGGAGAACGCCCTTCCTCCGAACGCGATCGGCCGGCCGGAGAGGTCGAAGATCGGGAATATGACCCGATCGCGGAACCGATCGTACGTCCTGCCCCCTTTCCCCTTGACGAGGAGCCCGAGCTCGATGAGGGGGGCCTCCCCGTACCGGCCCGCGAATCGCGCCTTCAGCCCGTCCCAGGTGTCTAACGCATACCCAAGCCCGAACCGATTCCACGCCGCTTCATCGTAGCCGCGGGAAACCAGGTAGTCGCGCGCCCGTTTCCCATGCCGGGGGTGGCGCAGGTTGGCGGCGAAGTACTCCGCTGCTTGCGCGTTTATCTGATACAGCTTATCCCGTTCGCCTTCTCCCTTGCGGGAGGAGAGTTTCACCCCGGCCTCGGCCGCGAGCCGGGCCAGGGCCTCGGGGAACGAAATCCGCTCGATCTTCATCAGGAAGGCGAACATATCCCCGCCGGCACCACAGCCGAAGCAGTGCCACAGTCCCTTCTCCGCGTCGACGTAGAACGAGGGGGTGTCGTCCTTGTGAAACGGACAGTGGCCCTTGTACCGCGAACCGGACTTCTGCAGGGTGAGATAGCGGGAGATGAGGGAGACGATGTCGATCCTGGCCTTGATCGCCTCCACGTCCGATCGATCAACCATCCACCATCCTCCCCTGCAGGAACGGATTTTTCCGCTGCTCGACCGATAGGCGGGTGCGGGGGCCATGACCGGGATAGACGACGAAATCGCGGCCCAGGGAGAGGATGCGCCTGAGGGAGCGGCGCATCTCGGACATCGACCCGCCGGGGAAATCCGTCCTGCCGATCGATCCGGCGAACAGGAGATCGCCGCTGAACATGATCCCATCTCCGATCAGGACGATGCTCCCCGGAGAATGGCCGGGGGTGTGAATGACGCGCAACCCTGCGATCTCGTCCCCATCGTCGATGTAGCGGTCGAATCCCGGATGCCCGGGATAGAACTCGTCCACGTATCTAAGGTCAGCACGGTGGATGAGGAGTTTCGCTCCCGCCTCCTTGAGCGCCCAGTCTCCGCCGACGTGGTCGAAATGGCCGTGCGTGTTGATGACTAAGTCGACATTCCTCCCAGCGAGGAACTCCCGCAGCCGGTCATCGTAGACAGCGGGATCGATGAGCACGGTAGTCCCATCGGTCTCAAGCAAATAGCAGTTGGTGGCGAGATCCCCGAGGATGACCTTCTCCACCCGCATCTTTCCCCCTCTACGCGCGCGCTACGGCAAGCACGAACACCGGCCCGTACCCACCAGCCTTGAGCGCACGGGCGCACTCCTCCACCGTCGCACCGGTAGTGAGAATATCATCAACGATGAGTACCGTTCCTTCCCCTGATCTTACCACGCTGAACGCGCCGCGCAAGTTCTTCCGTCTCTCCGCGGCGGTGAGCTCGGCCTGCGGGCGGGTTTGCCGCACCTTTGCAAGGAGGCGGACGACCGGGATCCCGATCCTCCGTCCGAGCCCATGGGCGAGGAGGGCTGCCTGGTTGAACCCACGCGCCCTCCGATCGGCACGGGACATCGGGACGTAGGTGATGAGATCGACATCCCCAAACGGGTTCTCCTGTTTTACGTACGCGGCGAGCGCGGCGGAGAGAAACCGGGCCACCGCCCGCTCGCGCTCGAACTTTAGGGCACGGATCAGATCCCCCCACCCCGACATGTACGGCCCGAGAGCGCGGGCAAGGGAGAAACCGCGGTCGCGCGTCCCGCAGGCGCGGCACAGGTCTAACGTCGGATCATCGAGTGGTTCTTGGCAGACCGTGCAGCGGGGCCCGTCCAGGCGCGGAAGCTGAGCAGCGCATTCGGAGCAGACCGAACTCAACTCCATCCCGGCCCGCCCGCACAGGATGCACCGGGGAGGGAAGAGGAGGGAGAGGAGCCCCTCCCCCCATCTTCCCGGAATGCTACGAGACGACGTGCTTCGCCACCCGGACGAGCTGGTTCGTGTACCCCCATTCGTTGTCATAGAAGGTGACGACCTTGAGCAGGCGGTCGTCCACGACCACGGTCAGGGTGAGGTCGACCACGCTCGCCCGCGTCTCGCCGATGATGTCGCTTGAGACGAGCGGATCGGTGCTCACCCCAAGAATGCCGTTGAGTTCTCCCTCAGCGTACTTGGTAAGGGCGGCGTTCACGGCATCGACCGTCACCGGGGTCTTCATCTCGGCGGTGATATCACTCACCGAGCCGGTCGGGACCGGGACACGGAACGCCATTCCGTTCATCTTCCCCACGAGTGAGGGGATGATCTTCGTCGTCGCCGTCGCCGCGCCGGTGGTGGTGGGGACGATGTTCGCCGCCGCCGCCCGCCCCCGCGTCGGTTTCTTGTGCGGGGAGTCGACAAGGCGCTGGTCCGCGGTGTAACCGTGTACCGTGGTGAGCCAGGCGTGCACGATCCCGAACTCCCGCTCCAGGATGTAGGCCACCGGGGCGAACGAGTTGGTGGTGCAGGAAGCAGCGGCGAGGATCGTGTCCTTGGCCGGGTCGTACTCCTTGTGGTTGACTCCGTACACGAACTGGCGGATGTCGGGGCTCTTCGGCGGGGCGGAGAGGAGGACCCGCTTTGCGCCGCTCTGAAGATGCAACGACGCCTTCTCCCGGGAGAGGAACACCCCGGTCGACTCGATCACAAGATCGATCCCCTTCTCCCCCCATGGGAGCGCCGCGGGATCCTTCTCCGCGAGGAGGGGGATGAACTTCCCGTCAACCGTTATCCCGCCCTCGACTGCCTCCACCGTCTTCCCATACCGATGGTACACGGTATCGTAGGTGAGTAGGTACCGCGCCGTCTCCGGAGTGATGAACGGATCGTTGATCGCCACGATATCGAGCTTCGGATCTCCGTAGGCAATGCGGAAGAACGCCCTTCCGATTCGCCCGAACCCGTTGATCGCCACTTTTGCCATCTTCTATACCTCCCTTTCGTAGTTTTCGACCATCTCTGTGAAGTAGCGGTGGATCCGGAGGTCATCGGTCAGCTCGGGATGAAAGCTCGTCACAAGTACGTTTCCCTCCCGCGCCATCACCACCGCTCCGTCGTATCGCGCCAATGCCTGCACTCCCGGTCCCATGCGGGTGATGTACGGGGCACGGATGAACACCGCCGGGATGTCGTCCCCGATCCCATCCACCGCCAGGGTCGTTTCAAAGCTGTGCACCTGCCGCCCCGAGGCGTTCCGCGCCACCGTGATGTCGATCGCACGGATGTACGACTCGGTCTGCCCCTCGATCTCCCGCGCCAGGAGAATCATCCCGGCACACGTCCCGAAGAACGGGAACCCGGCGTCCGCCAGGGCCTGCAGCCGGGCGAGGAACCCCTCCCCAGCGATGAGGGAGATCGCGGTCGACTCCCCGCCGGGGAGGATCAACCCGCTCAGGCCCTCCAGCTCCTCGACCCGCTTCACTGCCCGCGCCTCGACCCCGAGGCGGGCAAGGCTGGAAAGGTGCTCCCGCACCGCTCCCTGCAGGCCGAGGACTCCGATCTCCGTCGCCATTTAGCGAACCTGCATCATCTCGTGTGGCGGAATCTCCTCGATCGCGATCCCGGGCATCGCCTCCCCGAGCCCGGTCGAGACCTCGGCCAGGACCTTGGGGTCGTTGTAGTGAGTCGTCGCCTGGACGATCGCTCGCGCCCGTCGCTCCGGGTCGGCGGATTTGAAGATCCCGCTTCCCACGAACACCCCGTCGGCCCCGAGCTGCATCATCAGCGCGGCGTCGGCCGGGGTGGCGATCCCACCGGCGGCGAAGTTCACCACCGGGAGGCGTCCCTTCTCGCGAACGAGGAGGAGGACCTCGTACGGCGCTCCCATCTCCTTCGCCATCCGCATCAGCTCGTCGTCCGGTGCGGCGATCACAGCCCTGATCTGTTCCTGCATCAGGCGCATGTGCTTGACCGCCTCGATCACGTTCCCGGTCCCGGGCTCGCCCTTGGTGCGGATCATCGCCGCCCCCTCTCCGATCCGGCGGCAGGCCTCCCCGAGGTCGCGCGCTCCGCACACGAACGGAACGGTAAACGCCCACTTGTCGATGTGGAATCGGGGGTCGGCCGGAGTGAGGACCTCGGACTCGTCGATGTAGTCGACCTCGAGCGCCTCCAGGATCTGCGCCTCCACGAAGTGCCCGATGCGCACCTTGGCCATCACCGGGATGGAGACCGCGGCCTGGATCTCCTTGATCTTAGTGGGATCGGCCATGCGCGCCACCCCACCCTGAGCGCGGATGTCAGCCGGGACCCGCTCCAAGGCCATCACCGCCACCGCCCCTGCCTTCTCCGCGATCTTGGCCTGCTCGGCGGTGGTGACGTCCATGATCACTCCGCCCTTCAGCATCTCGGCCAACCCGCTCTTCACCCGAAACGTACCCTTCTTCACCATTTTGATCACCTCTTGGCTTGCGCCGCTTCATTATACGAAACGGGGGCGAAAACTACAGGGATTTCCGCTTCCGGTTCGCCTGCGCCCCCCAGTTCAGCTTTTCGGCGAGGAAGCGGAAGAACGGGGCGGTGTCCGGCATGCGAACGAGGAACGTGGGTACAGCAGCGCGGGAGACGGTGATCACCTCCTCAGGCTGAACCGTGGCGACGTGGTCACCGTCGGCGATCAGGGCGACGGTAGTATGGGCACGGATGCGCAGGGTGATCCCGCCGGGGAACACGAGCGGGCGCAGCCCAAGGCGATGGGTGGCAAGCGGGGTGGCGACGATGCAGTCAGTACCGGGAACGAGGACCGGCCCACCGGCGGAGAGGTTGTACGCGGTCGACCCGGTCGGGGTGGAGATGATCAGCCCGTCCCCGGGGTAGGTGGCGATCCCCTCCCCGGCTGCGTCGAGGAGGTCGAGCTCGCAGAACCGGGTCGGCCCGTCCCCGAGGAGGACGACGTCGTTCAGGGCGCTCCCGCTCACATCCTTGACCTGATAAGCGATCCGCATTCGCGGTTCCACCGTGCCTTCTCCGTTCACCAGTCCCTCCAACGCCTGGGTGAGGGAGGAAGCCCGCACCTGGGTGAGGAAGCCGAGAGAGCCGAGGTTCGCTCCGATGATCGGAATCTCATACCCGGAGAAGAGCCCGGCCGCCCGCAGTACCGTCCCGTCCCCACCGAGGGCAACGATGAGCGCCCCCTCCGGCTCGACCGGATAGGGCGGGGCCGCATCTACGGTGATCGCCTTGATCCCCTTCACGCTGCACCATGCCTTCAGGATGGCGAGCGTCCGCCGCGTCCCTTCCTTGCCCGTGTTGGCGACGATGTAGATCCGCGCGAGCTTCATACTCTGATCCTACCCCCACCCGCGCGTGCGGTCAACGCGACCGGCGGGCGACGTACTTCCACCGGCAGAGGAGCCGCTCCAGGCCATCGACCGCAAGGTAGAGGATGAGGCCGAGGAGGGCGAGAGCGATGATCCCGGCAAACGCGCGGTCACGCTGGAAGAGCATGTGCTTATTGATGTATCCCCCGAGCCCGGTCCCGAGGGCGGCGTTAGTCTCCGCGATGTACAGGAAAGCGATCCCAAGGCCGATGCTCACCCGCACGCTCGTCAGGATGTCCGGGAGGCTCGCCGGGAAGACGACGTGGCGGTAGATCTGCCACCGGCTCGCCCCGGCGGCGCGGACGCTGATGATGTGCTCCTCCGGGATGTTCTTCGCCGCCCCCCGCGCCGAGACGAGGATCTGGAAGAAGAGGACAAGGGCGACCATCGCCACTTTCGTCCCGCTCCCGGTCCCGAACACCACGAACAAAAACAGGACCAGCGCCACCTGCGGGATCGGGTAGGTGATGTAGATGATCGGGGAGAGGAACCGGTCCAGCCTCGGTTCGCGTCCTATCACAAGGCCAAGCGGGACTCCGGTCCCAAGGGCGATCAAGATCGCAAGGATCAGCCGCCACGCGCTCGCGAGGAAGTGGTGCTGCAGCTCGGCCGCGTTCTTCACCACCTGGGACAGGGCGTTGAACGGCCCCGGGAGGAGTCCGGGCCCGCTCAGGGTGTTAACCGCGATGCTCGCCATCTCCCACGCGAACAGGAGGGCGCAGATGCTGACAACGTAGATCAATACCCGGTTCATCCCCGACCTCATCCCTCGAGCACCTCCCGCACGCGGCGCATTGTAGCGGTGTATTCAGGACTCTCCCGGTAATCGAGCCCTCCCATCCCCGGGTTCTCCACCACCGCCTTGATCCGAGCCGGACGTCCGGTGAGGACGAGGATCTCCTGGCCGAGGAACACCGCCTCCTCGATGTCGTGGGTGACGAGAACGAGGGAAAAGCCGTGCTCGTGCCACAAGGTGAGGAACAGGTCCTGGATCCGCTCCCGGGTCAGGGTGTCGAGGCTCGCCAGCGGTTCATCCATCAGCATGACGGACGGGGCGGTGGACAGGGCGCGGGCGATCCCGACCCGCCGCTTCATCCCCTCGGAGAGCTCGGCGGGATAGCGGTTTCGCACCTCGGACAGGCCAAGCTCATCCAGCACCGCTCCCGCGTCCTGCTTCGGATAGTCACCGGAGAGGAGGAGGGACAGGTTGGCATTCTGCCATACCGTCTTCCACGGGAGGAGCCCGGCGTTCTGCAGGATGAGGGCAACGTCGCGACGCGGGCCGGTCACCGGGGTCCCGGAGATGGTGATCTTTCCCTCCGTCGGAGGAAGGAGCCCGGCAATGGCGAACAGAATCGTCGTCTTCCCACACCCGGACGGGCCGATCAGAGCGAGGCTCCGCCCCTGCGCAAGGGAGAAATCGACCCCGTCGACGGCGCGAACCGCGGTTCCCGGGCTGCCGTAATCGATCTTAAGGGAATGAACCTCGATCATTTCACGAATCGGTCGGTCGTCAGCTCCTCGTATTCAGGATGCTTCCAAGTATAACGCTTCGCATTCACCCAGGCGATGACGTCCTCGTACTGCGCCTGCGGAACCATCTCCGGGGGAGGAAAATGGGGGATTACGAACGAGTCCATGATCCCTTCTGGCACCACTTCCTCGGTGAGGCCGGGGAAGAACAGGGAAAGGGCCTCATCGATCCCGATGTCGATCAGCTCTTGTTTCGTCGCGCTGTTGATCCGCTCCACCGCCTCCCGGTAGGCGTCGTAGAAGCGCTCGAGCAGGTCAGGATGGGCGTTAACAAAATCGCGGCGGAACACCACGACGCTCGGAAGGAGGTCGATTCCTTCGAAATCGGAGAGGTGAACGAGGTGGCTGCCCTTCATCACGGATGGGTAGTTGGCGATGTAAGTGATGTACGGCTCCGGCAGGACGGCAGCGTAGACCGACCCGAGCGAGAGGAAGGTGGCTACCTGAAGTAGGTCGTGCCAGTAAGAGTAGTCCTTGTCCGGGTCGATCTTGTAACCGAGGTGTTCCATTAACCGATCGATGTCGTACTCGATGTTGCTCATCGAGGTGATGGCGATCGACTTGAGGGAACTCCCCGGCTCCGTTCGGGAGAGGAGATCGTCGATCGAGTTGATGTTGAAAAAGCTCTGTGAAAGGAGGGCGAGGCTCCCGGTCTGGGTCGGGGTGTAGGCGGTGCTCGTGATCACGATGTCCGTCCCCGCGGTGTAAAGGAGGATCGCTGTGGTGAGATCACACACCATACCGTCGATGTTTCCCGCCATCAGGGCGAGGCTGCGCGCCTGGTCGTCGCTCAATCCGATCACCTGCACGTCCACCCCATGCTTCGGAAACAGCCCCCACCCGTTGGCGAGGGCGATCGGGAGCGAGCCCATTATCGGGGGAAGGCTGACACGAAGCTCGGTAGCAGGGGCGGAGAAAGCGATGACAGAAATACCAAAAACAACCAACGACAGAACAAAGTAAATGCGGAGTCTCACACGCACGAATATTCCTCCTTCTTCTCATCTGATTGTCGGCCGATTATACCGAACTCCTCCCGGGAAGGAAATTCGCACCGCATTAATCTCCTGTAAACTCGTATATCCGACTAGGGCGGATGGAGATCGCCGCACTTCTCAACCGCGTATGTCGCCGCGAAGACACGCGGTGGAACGAGTGGTTCTCCCTTCATCAACATCCCCTACTTTCCGCCGCGAGGGTCACGAATCGAGCCGTTCAGCCCGTCCCGGGCGGTAGGATGCGAAGAAGGAGGGTCAGCCCGCCGAGGTAGACAGGGGAGCCCGCCTGTCCAAGAGCGGCGTCCAGATATGCGTATACCTTCAGCATCCCTGCGAACGCCTCTTCCCGGTTGTGCGTTTCCAAGACGGAGAGCGCCTCGTCCCGGGCGAATGTGAGCAAGAGCAGGACGCTCTTCGCGATGAACCGTGCCCGTGCCCGCGCCTTGGGCTCAAGATCGAGCCGGTCGATCCGCCGCAGGAGCACGGTGAGGCGATCGAGCAGACCCTGCTCGTCCCCCTCCGCGGCAAGGGGGACAAAATCCGCCCCGTTTGCCCCTTCGAGGATATTGATCACCTGTTGGGTATGAAGCCGCTGGTCAGCGCTCGTGGGAGAGAGGAGAGCAAGGGTTGCGGCGTAAACCGCCAACCGGAGCTGCTCAGCCGCAACGGTCGCCGATGACTGCTCCATCGCCTTTCCTTCCGATACCTGCCCTGCTGCCGGAAGCCAGGCGAAGATCACCACCAGTAGAAATACCAGAGCATTTTTCTTCATCTCGATCTCCTTTTCTTCGATTCTAGATCCGACATGATCCCAATCACATCATCCGCCGGTCAAATCCGCGTCAATGTCCTCGGAGACGGCGAGCTTATATCCAAAACCAGGGACGTTCACCACGATCCTCCCGCCTTCCTTCCCCAGCCGCCGGCGGAGGAGGTAGACGCACTGTTTGATGTCCTTGGAATCGGCGTAGGGGGAATCGGGCCACACCGCGGCGAGGATCTCCTCCTCCGTGAACACCCGTTCCGGCTCACTCGCCAAGAGGCGGAGAAGGGCATACTGCTTGGGCGGGAGAGGAACAGGGACACCGGCCAGGGTCACTCGCCGGGCCGCATCGTCGATCCGTAGGGGCCCGTACTCCACTGTTGTTCTTTCGGCTGCACCCTTCTTTCCGCTGCGGGAGACGAGGTGAATGGCCCCAAGGATGAACAGGTCAAACAGGAGTGCTACTCCAGCCCCGATCAAGGCCGCATTCCGCGTCCGGAGCGCGACCGGCGTCGCGTCGATCCCGACGCGCACGTAGCCCGACCCGTACGGGATTACGACGTCGACGTAGTCCCAGCCCCCATCCGCCCGCATGTGGATCTCCCTTCCGCTCGGAGGAGTTGAAATTGGGGGCATCTCGATCCCTTCCAAGCCGGGATCTCGCTCGTCGACGATGAGCGTCCCATCCATGTAGACCTGGACGTAGATCGACGTCCCAACGAGGAGGAGACGGGCCGCCTCACGCACCAGCCCTTCATCTCCGCTCTCCACCCACGGCCCGATCGTATCGGCCAACGCCGCAGCGTAAGAAGCACCCTTCTCCTGGAACACCTCCTCGATCGCGGCAGAGTATAAGCGCACGAACAGGAAGACAGCGATCCCGGTCACTAGGACCGTACCTATACAGACTCCGAGCTTCAGTTTCCAAATCATCACCGCTCCACCCGATTTCACCCCTAGAAGGTAGAGGGATAACCAAAGCGAGGCAAGGGAATCAACCGGAGTTGACCGAGTTTTGACCCCGGCGCGGTTCAACCGTGATCAGGGGAACGCTAGGTTTAAACCGGGATCTCCCAATCTCGGGGGATCTTAAATCGAGAAACAAGGAGGAACCATGCACAGACTAGTTGTACACAGCAGGAAGGCGGTCCTCGGCGGGATCCTGTTCGCCTTGCTCCTCGGGGTGATGGCAGTCGCGCCGGCGTTCGGGAATGATCAACACCCTCGCGCCGTGGCCGGGTTGACTGAGCTCTTGAACAAGCTCGACAAGGCCCTCGACTCCCTCCCCACGGAGAAGTTCCCCGCTCTGGAGGAGCAGCTCGCCGGAATCGGAGGCCTCCTCTCCGAATTGATCGACGCGCTCGCCACTCCAGGAGAGAAGCCGGAGCCGGCCCAGATCGTACGGCTTGACCTGATGCTCCATCGGCTCGTGTTCATCCTGGAAGGGATCGAGAACAGAGCCCCTCAAGGGAAGAAACACGAGGCGTTCGAGGACATGCGGGTGTGGATCGATGGATACATCGCTGGGATCACCGCCCGTATGGATAAGAACCGGGCCCGGGAGTTTGCTTCCCTAGCCCGCGTCATGCTCAAGGACGTCGGTCAGCGGATCGCACACATGGCAGGAATCAGGCCGGGGGCGGGAAAGGAGCCGGGACGCATCGAACCGATCCTCAGGAGGCTGAAGCCCCTCATCCATCGGCTCGACATCTACATCATCCGCAACTTCGGACGCCCACCCGCCGAATAGCCGTCGATGCCGCCCGCCGGAGGGCGGGCGGCATTCTCCTTTTTCCCTACCGCAACCTGTTCCAAATTTCCCCTTTACAACCGGATAGGAAGAAGCGAACATCTACCTACGAAAGGGGGAAGCATGGGCGTATTCGAAGCGATCATGCTGGTGTGTTTCGGGCTCAGTTGGCCGGTATCCATCGCCAAGGCGGTGCGGACGAAGAACGTCTCCGGGAAGAGCCCGTGGTTCATGGGATTGATCGCACTCGGATACGCAAGCGGGATCGTGCACAAGCTCATCCGGGACCCGAATTGGGTTGTATTCCTTTACGCCATCAACCTCATGCTGGTCCTCACCGACCTCTGTCTCTACCTCCGTTATTCTGGACGATTGACTTCCCCAGGCGATTCGGTGTAAGCTGGAGCAGACGCCCGAGCGAGGGGGTGGGCGGATCGATCAAGGAGGTGTTGTAGATGGATAGCGCTACAACCGGAATCATGCTCATCGCCCTGGTCCTCGGCGGGCTGGCGCTCCTCTTCCTTGCGGGCGGAAGTTCGGAGCCGGTGGGAACTGAACCCATCCCGCCCCGTCAGCCGGCCCAGATCGCTGCTCCGGCGGTGACTCCGGCCCGTCCCACCGCTCCGCCGCTCGTGGAGGCGGGAGCGGACGTCACCCTGGATGAGGGTGGCAGTGTGCGGCTACAAGGGCAGGGGTACGACCCGAGCGGTGGTGAGCTTACTTACACCTGGACTGCAC includes the following:
- a CDS encoding ABC transporter substrate-binding protein → MRVRLRIYFVLSLVVFGISVIAFSAPATELRVSLPPIMGSLPIALANGWGLFPKHGVDVQVIGLSDDQARSLALMAGNIDGMVCDLTTAILLYTAGTDIVITSTAYTPTQTGSLALLSQSFFNINSIDDLLSRTEPGSSLKSIAITSMSNIEYDIDRLMEHLGYKIDPDKDYSYWHDLLQVATFLSLGSVYAAVLPEPYITYIANYPSVMKGSHLVHLSDFEGIDLLPSVVVFRRDFVNAHPDLLERFYDAYREAVERINSATKQELIDIGIDEALSLFFPGLTEEVVPEGIMDSFVIPHFPPPEMVPQAQYEDVIAWVNAKRYTWKHPEYEELTTDRFVK
- a CDS encoding winged helix-turn-helix transcriptional regulator, with protein sequence MIWKLKLGVCIGTVLVTGIAVFLFVRLYSAAIEEVFQEKGASYAAALADTIGPWVESGDEGLVREAARLLLVGTSIYVQVYMDGTLIVDERDPGLEGIEMPPISTPPSGREIHMRADGGWDYVDVVIPYGSGYVRVGIDATPVALRTRNAALIGAGVALLFDLFILGAIHLVSRSGKKGAAERTTVEYGPLRIDDAARRVTLAGVPVPLPPKQYALLRLLASEPERVFTEEEILAAVWPDSPYADSKDIKQCVYLLRRRLGKEGGRIVVNVPGFGYKLAVSEDIDADLTGG